The uncultured Fibrobacter sp. genome includes a window with the following:
- the trpA gene encoding tryptophan synthase subunit alpha, with protein sequence MSHLIAGFPDAETSIAIADALVKGGANILEIQLAFSDPSADGPAIQTASTVALEKGYSTKQGLEVVKKIHERHPETPIYIMTYGSLAFTPGVENFVKMCKDAGVSACIIPDLPFDCDEGLTEACKKHGLENIPVAAPSMTKERLETMASAGFKYIYAALRAGTTGSETTIDQATLDFIDTVGKGGAKVLGGFGIRNGEQSKVLSKHVYAVVAGSVFVNIVLGNEDSAEGRKKAIAEIEAKAKEIAGI encoded by the coding sequence ATGTCTCATCTCATTGCCGGGTTCCCGGACGCAGAAACTTCTATCGCCATCGCCGATGCCCTCGTGAAGGGTGGCGCGAACATCCTTGAAATCCAGCTTGCTTTCAGCGATCCGAGTGCTGACGGTCCCGCTATCCAGACGGCATCTACTGTCGCGCTTGAAAAGGGCTACTCCACCAAGCAAGGGCTTGAAGTTGTGAAGAAGATTCACGAACGCCACCCCGAAACGCCTATCTACATCATGACCTACGGCTCGCTCGCTTTTACGCCTGGCGTTGAGAATTTCGTGAAGATGTGCAAGGACGCGGGCGTTTCCGCCTGCATCATTCCGGACCTGCCGTTCGATTGCGACGAAGGCCTCACCGAAGCCTGCAAGAAGCACGGACTCGAGAACATCCCGGTGGCAGCACCCAGCATGACGAAGGAACGCCTCGAAACGATGGCTTCTGCAGGGTTCAAGTACATCTATGCGGCTCTCCGTGCAGGCACGACCGGCAGCGAAACCACGATTGACCAGGCAACGCTCGACTTTATCGACACTGTGGGTAAGGGTGGCGCGAAGGTGCTCGGCGGTTTCGGCATCCGCAACGGCGAGCAGTCCAAGGTGCTTTCCAAGCACGTGTACGCCGTGGTCGCAGGTTCCGTGTTTGTGAACATCGTGCTCGGCAACGAAGACTCTGCCGAAGGCCGCAAAAAAGCCATCGCCGAGATCGAGGCGAAGGCTAAGGAAATTGCTGGAATTTAA
- the trpB gene encoding tryptophan synthase subunit beta produces the protein MITSNNGFFDKFGGKYVAEIIRRPLDDLETAFNKYIHDPEFLEELRIIQRDYIGRETPLYFAPTATELLGGAQIYIKLEGLANTGAHKINNAIGQCLLAKKMGKTRIIAETGAGQHGLATAAACAKLGLECVVYMGEVDVRRQQPNVATMEMYGAKVVPVTSGSRTLKDAVNEAMRDWATNFQNTHYVLGSALGPAPFPDIVRTFQSIIGEEVKRQAAERNINIAAIVACVGGGSNSIGVFTPFIEDKNVRLIGAEAGGIGPNMGENASRMTGNASREGIVQGYKSRFLIDEDGQSLPTRSISAGLDYMGIGPQLAALGESGRVEFTSILDKEALDAVKFFARNEGILFALESAHAGAAAMKIAKELPKDKALVINMSGRGDKDIFITSPVFRPEKWKEFLKAELKRLENNEDIHDAEIMNK, from the coding sequence ATGATTACCTCCAACAACGGTTTCTTTGACAAGTTCGGCGGCAAGTATGTTGCCGAAATCATCCGCCGCCCGCTCGACGACCTCGAAACGGCATTCAACAAGTACATCCACGATCCGGAATTCCTCGAGGAGCTCCGCATCATCCAGCGCGACTACATCGGGCGCGAGACTCCGCTGTACTTCGCCCCGACGGCGACCGAACTCCTGGGCGGTGCGCAGATCTACATCAAGCTCGAAGGCCTCGCCAACACGGGCGCCCACAAGATCAACAACGCCATCGGTCAGTGCTTGCTTGCTAAGAAGATGGGCAAGACCCGCATCATCGCCGAAACGGGTGCAGGTCAGCACGGGCTCGCCACCGCCGCCGCTTGTGCGAAGCTCGGCCTTGAATGCGTCGTGTACATGGGCGAGGTTGACGTTCGCCGTCAGCAACCGAACGTGGCCACCATGGAAATGTACGGTGCGAAGGTCGTGCCGGTCACGAGCGGCAGCCGCACCCTGAAGGATGCCGTGAACGAGGCGATGCGCGACTGGGCCACGAACTTCCAGAACACTCATTATGTGCTTGGTTCTGCCCTCGGCCCTGCTCCGTTCCCGGATATTGTCCGTACGTTCCAGTCCATCATCGGCGAAGAAGTCAAGCGCCAGGCTGCCGAACGTAACATCAACATTGCCGCGATCGTCGCCTGCGTGGGTGGCGGAAGCAACTCCATCGGCGTGTTCACTCCGTTTATCGAAGACAAGAACGTGCGCCTGATCGGTGCCGAAGCCGGTGGCATTGGCCCGAACATGGGCGAAAACGCCTCCCGCATGACGGGTAACGCGAGCCGCGAAGGAATTGTGCAGGGTTACAAGAGCCGCTTCCTCATCGACGAAGACGGCCAGTCGCTGCCGACCCGCTCCATTTCTGCAGGGCTTGACTACATGGGTATCGGCCCGCAGCTTGCCGCCCTCGGTGAATCGGGACGTGTGGAATTCACGAGCATCCTTGACAAGGAAGCCTTGGATGCGGTCAAGTTCTTCGCCCGCAACGAAGGCATTTTGTTCGCACTCGAAAGCGCACACGCCGGTGCCGCCGCCATGAAGATTGCGAAGGAACTCCCGAAAGACAAGGCGCTCGTCATCAACATGAGTGGCCGCGGTGACAAGGACATCTTTATCACGAGCCCGGTGTTCCGCCCCGAAAAGTGGAAGGAATTCCTGAAGGCGGAACTCAAGCGCCTCGAAAACAACGAAGATATCCATGACGCGGAGATAATGAATAAATAG
- a CDS encoding bifunctional indole-3-glycerol phosphate synthase/phosphoribosylanthranilate isomerase — protein MSEDILSKIVRMRREDIERLGLNFGIEIPERRRGGHTEFLGNAGAILEVKRASPSKGDIAPDLDPVALATTYAEAHAQAVSVLTEGNFFKGSLRDLIAVADLMERRRQQGLHACAVLRKDFLLFEDEIDIAYRCGADAVLLIARILDDEQLVKMARRAQKFGIQAFVEVREKDDFRKLNLVLEALGDAAAKTVVAGVNSRDLATFHTDPLVPASVRSKLPAKAVFESGILSAGDAAYARSLGFTGILVGEAVAKNPPLAKEVVGAFEAGCENARGKFWKKFAERKVLKHIHASSNVTCHCEEQSDEAIFGKNRPLVKICGITRVEDGMLAAELGADMLGFVFSTTKRLTTETFVRSFKERLLRLARNDNQNACLACSIPLLVGVITDLNSEEGKTAIKLAQEGVLDAVQFHGIPTPVLSKQAPAQSNQACHCEHEVRSNLYPDIPCYAAVRVGEASDFEQVANLRKNGEPRILLDAKVEGIPGGTGKTIPESLLREQTSDLPLWLAGGITPENVGTICEKFHPELIDVSSGVEDAPGIKNHEKMRALFATLS, from the coding sequence ATGAGTGAAGACATTCTGAGCAAGATAGTGCGGATGCGCCGTGAGGATATCGAGCGGTTAGGCTTGAATTTTGGAATAGAAATCCCGGAACGGCGCCGTGGTGGCCATACAGAATTTCTCGGCAATGCGGGGGCGATACTTGAAGTCAAGCGTGCATCGCCATCGAAGGGTGATATTGCGCCTGATTTGGACCCTGTGGCTTTGGCGACGACTTATGCCGAAGCTCATGCGCAGGCGGTTTCGGTGCTCACCGAAGGGAATTTTTTCAAGGGCTCTCTCCGTGACCTGATTGCGGTGGCCGACCTTATGGAACGCCGTCGTCAACAGGGCTTGCATGCGTGCGCAGTGCTCCGCAAGGATTTTCTCTTGTTCGAAGACGAAATCGATATCGCTTATCGCTGCGGTGCCGATGCGGTCCTCTTGATTGCTCGAATTCTTGATGACGAACAACTCGTGAAAATGGCTCGCCGTGCACAGAAGTTTGGGATCCAGGCATTTGTTGAGGTCCGGGAGAAGGATGATTTCCGCAAGCTGAACCTCGTGCTGGAAGCGCTTGGCGATGCAGCTGCAAAGACGGTTGTCGCGGGCGTGAATTCGCGCGACCTGGCTACGTTCCATACGGATCCGCTGGTGCCGGCATCGGTTCGCAGCAAGCTCCCGGCCAAGGCTGTCTTTGAATCAGGCATTTTGAGTGCTGGCGATGCTGCCTATGCGCGCAGCCTCGGATTCACGGGAATCCTTGTGGGGGAGGCCGTTGCGAAGAATCCTCCGCTGGCGAAAGAAGTGGTTGGCGCCTTTGAAGCGGGCTGCGAAAATGCGCGAGGCAAGTTCTGGAAAAAGTTTGCGGAACGAAAAGTGCTGAAACACATTCACGCATCGTCTAACGTCACTTGTCATTGCGAGGAACAAAGTGACGAAGCAATCTTTGGCAAGAATCGTCCTTTGGTCAAAATCTGTGGCATCACGCGCGTTGAAGACGGCATGCTGGCCGCCGAACTCGGCGCAGACATGCTCGGGTTTGTATTCAGCACCACAAAACGGCTCACGACCGAAACGTTTGTGCGCAGCTTTAAAGAGCGATTGCTTCGCCTTGCTCGCAATGACAATCAAAACGCTTGTCTCGCTTGTTCAATCCCGCTCCTCGTCGGTGTCATTACCGACCTGAATTCCGAAGAAGGCAAGACAGCCATCAAGCTCGCGCAGGAAGGCGTCCTCGATGCCGTGCAGTTCCATGGAATCCCGACCCCCGTGCTGTCAAAGCAAGCTCCTGCGCAATCAAACCAAGCATGTCATTGCGAGCACGAAGTGCGAAGCAATCTCTATCCGGATATTCCTTGCTATGCAGCCGTCCGCGTGGGCGAAGCCTCCGACTTCGAACAAGTCGCCAACCTCCGTAAGAACGGGGAACCCCGCATCTTGCTAGACGCAAAAGTTGAGGGCATTCCCGGCGGTACAGGCAAAACTATTCCTGAGTCATTGCTGCGCGAACAGACGAGCGATCTTCCGCTCTGGCTTGCGGGCGGCATCACGCCCGAAAATGTGGGCACGATTTGCGAAAAGTTCCATCCTGAACTCATTGACGTTTCCAGCGGTGTCGAAGACGCCCCCGGAATCAAGAACCATGAAAAAATGAGGGCGCTGTTTGCTACGTTGTCTTAA
- a CDS encoding glycoside hydrolase family 9 protein has protein sequence MKSMFKYAIFGTTAMGMAVSALAADTPYDLIRPVYPLSWNDTIIGTYDTTVTELHDILPKDATPASYKANAFIPDTLDQAYLDALNTHISPIRVNQAGYLTSDTERQFYHVGKATEFEVVDEDGKSLSPAVKAEFITTNTATASDWTIIAGTSVTEYIKYRYQIDFTGPSGTIRIGHIPQGVPTDKRLRIKVGQEFSSTFIVSDDVYTMVRDAVLKFYGIQRSGNSESWFHGPSHTLDGGGPVVTEAEDVRGPFDKSQAGTLEGGWYDCGDHLKESQTQMYAFMVAAVMAATNADKDNDHYAYNQGEIANTDGIPDMLREAKHGADFVLRSFKRAKGVIDDMALSVGNIASDHNWWEIPEIQDLLPTDSSSAGANRGGPAARTVRLGEIGSNIGGETAAGLALVGKLYAPYDKDFADSCLMVAEKMYDFAKALAQGKSEYDGGKTFKNNKFAAGWNSPAYTGTIDFFEDMALASVALLYATGKKQYADDALRAKDLHKDQAFMDSCAGCFDGGWFMSKDRGLLKRINTGWAGAHTYALYALYKLILSDKAKATKEFGLTEAEWLSAIEDCVIDMIANLGYVSEEGTETITLPQGDIGWTSNSIRYAPPWYTMHNASIWIVNRGHVGNIFDVLAYADVAADLEKNNIKLPTLGTPNWKAGETRQLGINQLNYMLGMNPWDISFVYGIGDKNDAHPHHRASNPEGRTGPAPKYKYRPPVGGVFGGKEPNDVNSMVPSSLSWEDYRISETCLDVSATLMSSTAIVAKSFNRTAAPSGIKVNVSYVGKDSAIVHVASDRNSNITLTYSTQQDLSSAKTVTTKGKKETIVLNQLTADKTYYFNVTLTNILDDSSTTTKWKDDKKTPFSFKTLKEITPVDITNLEVSLSGDSADITWRTSIQLNSKVYWSQSSTKPKDMENTGDGNADLVDRPVINHHVRLHNLKALTTYNYCVESDGTPLCTDTSGAQLQFTTPASKRNIEVTAYQYDYSDMDFLSLTVHNNEREAYDSLSLRLYMTAKPDEIEKCQIHTFYDLCTVTDQAGFMTICNDQNDLSSTMKHNHPIRIESTYDKKAGTYTYYFPIPINFNEMSPMTVRSIDIFFSTAITTDNYVTCDVMLTKIKKELSATTADWSWMAHSAKDGAEYAGLPFEKKNYSIDYIPVNPYITIFRNDEYISGFGPETPVLEGYYKPALHEPPPEKTDDYGTKPLSVPAQKGSIALVTNTLQIYAPGKGTKSVRIFDMLGNTLYKTQFESENMSIPQEELRSLRRTGALHVLVTTGSTRLVSKTIRIK, from the coding sequence ATGAAAAGCATGTTCAAATATGCAATTTTCGGAACTACAGCCATGGGCATGGCTGTTTCTGCACTCGCAGCCGACACCCCCTACGACTTGATTCGGCCGGTTTATCCACTCAGTTGGAACGACACGATCATTGGCACATACGATACGACCGTGACGGAATTGCACGACATACTCCCCAAAGACGCAACACCGGCATCGTACAAGGCAAACGCCTTTATTCCCGACACCTTGGACCAAGCCTACCTCGACGCCTTGAACACCCACATTTCGCCTATCCGCGTGAACCAGGCGGGCTACCTGACCTCCGATACCGAGCGCCAGTTCTACCATGTCGGCAAGGCTACCGAATTTGAGGTCGTCGATGAAGACGGCAAGTCGCTCAGCCCGGCAGTAAAGGCTGAATTCATAACGACAAACACCGCAACAGCATCCGATTGGACCATCATCGCCGGAACGAGCGTCACAGAATACATCAAATATCGCTACCAAATTGATTTCACCGGTCCCTCGGGCACCATCCGCATCGGACACATCCCGCAAGGGGTCCCGACCGACAAGCGTCTGCGCATCAAGGTGGGCCAGGAATTTTCCAGCACATTCATTGTCAGCGACGACGTGTACACAATGGTTCGCGACGCCGTGCTCAAGTTCTACGGCATCCAGCGCAGCGGCAACTCGGAATCCTGGTTCCATGGTCCGAGCCACACCCTGGACGGTGGCGGACCAGTTGTAACCGAAGCAGAAGATGTCCGCGGGCCATTCGACAAATCGCAAGCAGGCACTCTGGAAGGCGGCTGGTACGATTGCGGAGACCACCTCAAGGAATCACAGACGCAAATGTACGCTTTCATGGTTGCAGCAGTCATGGCAGCGACAAACGCCGACAAGGACAATGACCACTACGCCTACAACCAAGGCGAAATAGCAAATACCGACGGAATCCCCGACATGCTCCGCGAAGCAAAACACGGCGCCGACTTTGTACTCCGTTCCTTCAAACGTGCCAAGGGCGTCATTGACGACATGGCCCTCTCGGTAGGAAACATTGCTTCGGACCACAACTGGTGGGAAATTCCTGAAATTCAAGACCTTTTACCGACAGACTCCTCCAGTGCGGGAGCAAACCGCGGAGGACCTGCAGCTAGAACTGTACGCTTGGGAGAAATCGGTTCAAACATCGGTGGCGAAACCGCGGCCGGCCTTGCGCTCGTGGGCAAGCTATACGCCCCGTACGACAAGGATTTTGCCGACAGCTGCCTGATGGTCGCCGAAAAAATGTACGACTTCGCCAAGGCTCTCGCCCAAGGCAAAAGCGAATACGACGGGGGCAAGACCTTCAAGAACAACAAATTCGCCGCCGGTTGGAACTCCCCCGCCTATACCGGCACCATCGATTTTTTTGAAGACATGGCACTTGCATCCGTCGCGCTCCTTTACGCAACAGGCAAAAAACAGTATGCCGACGACGCCCTCCGCGCCAAAGACCTGCACAAAGACCAAGCCTTCATGGACAGTTGCGCAGGATGCTTCGACGGCGGTTGGTTCATGTCCAAAGATAGGGGTCTACTAAAGCGCATCAATACAGGCTGGGCAGGGGCCCACACCTACGCCCTTTATGCATTATACAAACTGATCCTTTCCGACAAGGCCAAAGCGACCAAGGAATTCGGCCTGACCGAAGCAGAATGGCTGAGCGCCATCGAAGACTGCGTCATCGACATGATTGCCAACCTAGGCTATGTATCGGAGGAAGGCACCGAAACAATCACTCTGCCGCAAGGCGATATCGGATGGACGTCAAATTCCATCCGCTACGCCCCCCCATGGTACACAATGCACAACGCAAGCATCTGGATTGTCAACCGCGGCCATGTCGGCAACATTTTTGATGTCCTCGCTTATGCAGACGTAGCAGCAGACCTCGAAAAGAACAATATAAAATTGCCCACCCTCGGAACCCCTAACTGGAAAGCCGGCGAAACTCGTCAACTCGGCATCAACCAGCTCAACTACATGCTCGGCATGAACCCCTGGGATATTTCGTTTGTCTACGGCATCGGCGACAAGAACGATGCCCACCCGCATCACCGTGCATCGAACCCCGAAGGGCGCACTGGTCCGGCCCCCAAATACAAATACCGTCCGCCCGTTGGAGGCGTTTTCGGTGGAAAGGAACCAAACGACGTAAATTCCATGGTACCTTCCTCTTTGAGCTGGGAAGATTATCGTATATCCGAAACTTGCCTCGACGTATCGGCGACACTCATGTCGTCCACAGCCATCGTGGCAAAGAGTTTCAACCGCACCGCCGCACCTAGCGGTATCAAGGTGAACGTCAGCTATGTAGGCAAGGATTCCGCCATCGTCCATGTCGCAAGCGACAGGAACAGCAACATCACCCTTACCTATTCTACCCAACAGGATTTGTCTTCGGCCAAGACGGTGACCACCAAAGGTAAAAAGGAGACTATCGTCCTCAATCAATTAACGGCCGACAAAACATACTATTTCAACGTAACACTGACCAACATCCTTGACGATAGCTCTACCACGACAAAGTGGAAAGACGACAAGAAGACTCCTTTCAGTTTCAAGACGCTCAAGGAAATCACACCTGTAGATATCACGAATCTCGAAGTTTCCCTCTCGGGCGACAGTGCCGACATCACCTGGAGAACCAGCATACAATTGAATTCTAAGGTTTACTGGAGCCAAAGTTCAACCAAGCCCAAGGATATGGAAAATACAGGCGATGGCAACGCCGATCTCGTAGACCGCCCCGTCATAAATCACCACGTTCGCCTGCATAACCTGAAAGCGCTGACAACCTACAATTATTGCGTCGAAAGCGACGGAACCCCCTTATGCACAGACACTTCGGGAGCGCAGCTGCAATTCACGACACCGGCAAGCAAGCGCAACATCGAAGTCACCGCATACCAGTACGATTACTCCGATATGGACTTCCTGAGCCTAACAGTCCACAACAACGAACGCGAGGCATACGACAGTCTTTCCCTCAGGCTTTACATGACTGCCAAGCCCGATGAAATTGAAAAATGCCAAATACACACTTTTTACGATTTGTGTACAGTCACTGACCAAGCAGGGTTCATGACGATATGTAACGACCAAAATGATTTATCAAGCACCATGAAACACAACCACCCCATCCGCATAGAAAGCACCTACGACAAAAAGGCAGGTACATACACATACTATTTCCCAATTCCAATCAATTTCAACGAAATGAGTCCAATGACAGTAAGAAGCATCGATATTTTCTTCTCTACTGCGATAACCACGGACAATTACGTCACCTGTGATGTTATGCTGACCAAAATTAAAAAGGAACTCTCGGCAACCACAGCTGATTGGTCCTGGATGGCTCATTCCGCCAAGGACGGTGCCGAATATGCCGGTCTACCTTTCGAAAAGAAAAATTACAGCATTGACTACATCCCCGTCAATCCCTACATTACGATTTTCCGCAATGACGAGTACATTTCGGGATTCGGGCCAGAAACTCCCGTTCTGGAAGGCTATTACAAGCCTGCCCTCCACGAACCACCACCGGAAAAAACCGACGACTACGGCACAAAGCCGCTATCAGTTCCTGCACAGAAGGGTTCTATCGCCCTCGTCACGAACACACTGCAAATTTACGCCCCCGGCAAAGGCACGAAATCCGTGCGCATCTTCGATATGCTCGGGAACACGCTTTACAAAACGCAATTTGAAAGCGAAAACATGAGCATCCCGCAAGAAGAATTGCGCTCGTTACGCCGCACCGGTGCCCTGCACGTGCTTGTCACAACAGGCTCCACGAGGCTTGTCTCAAAGACAATCCGCATAAAATAG
- a CDS encoding PAS domain-containing protein encodes MMGMDLNSLETACFEVNEHGRLISGNKRFCRMFGFKSEDEVMWHYVTDLYRYEKDWDEFRNCNSTAQHHFVSRMRNRKGRSFKCSIVREIVQDAEGRMIFRNTIRRLGDKEVVQVVEQNEVNTSSVVFLAKCAHCGEQIRVSTLAETRMRMLCGSCTAKAYPEAFHISAVAAQM; translated from the coding sequence ATGATGGGCATGGATCTAAATTCATTGGAAACGGCCTGTTTCGAAGTTAACGAACATGGCCGCCTGATCAGCGGGAACAAGCGTTTCTGCCGCATGTTCGGCTTCAAGAGCGAAGACGAAGTGATGTGGCATTACGTCACGGACTTGTACCGCTACGAAAAGGATTGGGACGAATTCCGTAATTGCAACAGCACGGCACAACACCATTTTGTGTCCCGCATGCGTAACCGTAAGGGCCGCAGCTTCAAGTGCAGCATCGTTCGCGAAATTGTCCAGGATGCCGAAGGCAGGATGATTTTCCGTAACACGATTCGTCGCCTGGGCGATAAGGAAGTTGTGCAGGTTGTGGAACAGAACGAGGTGAATACTTCCTCGGTGGTGTTCTTGGCCAAGTGCGCTCACTGTGGCGAACAGATTCGCGTGTCGACCCTTGCCGAGACTCGTATGCGCATGCTTTGCGGCAGTTGTACCGCCAAGGCTTATCCCGAAGCATTTCATATATCCGCAGTCGCTGCGCAAATGTAG
- a CDS encoding LamG-like jellyroll fold domain-containing protein, which yields MSKKNLCMLVSWGVVAAIAFFAACTPEDTAGGFGEETNALAGILVNEKGEPQANVRVFARHTKANISDLVDTTDADGKFEFSLVRQGSYGLSATKGKSAMYKRVNYYGQSMEVKARMVASTDVSGKVNLREDTLASDVVVYIPGSPWEAKTSDKGKFSFKGVPEGTYPVLAKSPDPVRFVDVFYVGTFEDGKADFNGPYPVDMIDAVMAKAAPDSANAVADSSEDSEDADVRLVNSEKSKNMLLPLSPEYGTLCLWPLDYLTEGFAGTKVSSDARGRTEGVIFYGDPELTEGVSRNAIVLKGANQYGVVENDRNALDDATEMTLEAWIDVAKLPSDSVYRRNIVGKLGFGSSGDQDVFSLSLVRGECGVKKPKLAFFIAAGSEEDSLGCENAVFSDVVETDKWMYVAVVWNGSTLSMYVDGQLVDTAKTSVKKINPSTEPIIFGKEKLNIQLDDVRLSKTVINGADVLYRYYLKGGAL from the coding sequence ATGAGTAAGAAGAACCTTTGCATGCTGGTGAGCTGGGGCGTTGTTGCGGCGATTGCCTTCTTTGCGGCTTGTACTCCTGAGGATACGGCCGGTGGATTCGGGGAGGAGACGAATGCACTGGCTGGTATCCTCGTGAACGAGAAGGGTGAACCGCAGGCTAATGTTCGCGTATTTGCTCGCCATACTAAGGCGAACATCTCCGATCTTGTCGATACGACGGATGCCGATGGTAAGTTCGAATTCTCCTTGGTGCGCCAGGGCTCCTATGGCCTTTCTGCCACTAAGGGCAAATCGGCCATGTACAAGAGGGTCAATTATTATGGCCAGAGCATGGAAGTGAAGGCTCGCATGGTCGCTTCGACCGATGTCTCGGGCAAGGTCAACCTCCGTGAAGATACGTTGGCTTCGGATGTGGTAGTTTATATTCCTGGCAGCCCGTGGGAAGCCAAGACCTCGGACAAGGGCAAGTTCAGCTTTAAGGGCGTTCCGGAAGGCACTTATCCGGTGCTTGCGAAGTCCCCGGATCCGGTTCGCTTTGTCGATGTGTTCTACGTGGGTACGTTCGAAGATGGAAAGGCCGATTTTAACGGTCCTTATCCGGTGGATATGATCGACGCTGTCATGGCGAAGGCGGCTCCCGATTCCGCCAATGCCGTGGCTGATTCTTCTGAAGACTCCGAGGATGCCGATGTTCGTCTTGTGAACTCCGAAAAGTCGAAGAATATGCTCTTGCCGCTCTCTCCGGAGTATGGGACGCTTTGCTTGTGGCCGCTGGATTACCTTACCGAAGGGTTTGCCGGTACGAAGGTTTCGAGCGATGCCCGTGGGCGTACCGAAGGCGTGATTTTCTATGGGGACCCCGAACTCACGGAAGGCGTGTCCCGCAATGCGATTGTACTCAAGGGAGCGAATCAGTATGGCGTGGTCGAAAACGACCGCAATGCCTTGGATGACGCTACCGAAATGACGCTTGAAGCTTGGATTGACGTGGCGAAGCTGCCGTCGGATTCCGTTTACCGCAGGAACATTGTGGGTAAGCTCGGGTTCGGCTCCAGCGGCGACCAGGATGTGTTCAGTTTGTCGCTTGTCAGGGGCGAATGCGGCGTGAAGAAGCCGAAACTGGCATTCTTCATTGCGGCCGGTTCCGAAGAAGATTCCCTGGGCTGCGAAAATGCCGTCTTCTCGGACGTTGTCGAAACGGACAAGTGGATGTATGTCGCCGTAGTTTGGAACGGTTCTACACTTTCGATGTACGTGGATGGCCAGCTGGTCGATACTGCGAAGACGTCGGTCAAGAAAATTAATCCTTCTACCGAACCTATTATCTTCGGTAAGGAAAAACTGAATATTCAATTGGATGATGTGCGATTGAGCAAGACTGTGATTAATGGTGCAGACGTTCTCTATCGCTACTATCTTAAAGGAGGAGCACTATGA
- a CDS encoding TIGR02147 family protein has protein sequence MNLLLFEKDEYKLRTMKPVMEYNNFRIYVRDFYSERKDRSGYTWRDFAKAAGYSSPVFLKLVCDGKANLSDVGVERVAAAMGLVGVDLQYFRLLVTFNQSKDSATKKAAYKQMRSIAEENSVSLVGADQYDYFETWHNPVLRELAPKMKGATPAKMAEQIKFGVSTAEVKKALAMLTELGLLKKNENGEYVQASKSVTTGDIDVTALAVRDMHRQMGSLAVKAIDEVPVDERDFSGMTLGVSEVAFHKIVKEIADFRRRIGAIVMDDSGAERVYRMNVQLFPLTKDFIDGGDHE, from the coding sequence ATGAACCTATTGCTTTTTGAAAAAGATGAATATAAATTAAGGACTATGAAACCCGTGATGGAATACAATAATTTTCGCATTTATGTACGCGACTTCTATTCGGAACGCAAGGACCGTTCCGGGTATACTTGGCGTGATTTTGCTAAAGCTGCCGGTTATTCTTCCCCTGTATTTTTGAAACTTGTGTGCGATGGCAAAGCGAATTTGAGCGATGTCGGTGTTGAACGTGTTGCTGCTGCGATGGGTTTGGTTGGTGTAGATCTGCAGTATTTCCGCCTTTTGGTGACGTTCAACCAGAGCAAGGATTCCGCGACGAAAAAAGCGGCCTATAAGCAGATGCGCTCTATTGCCGAAGAAAATTCCGTGAGCCTTGTCGGTGCCGATCAGTACGATTATTTTGAAACTTGGCACAATCCGGTTCTTCGTGAACTCGCTCCGAAAATGAAGGGGGCTACCCCGGCCAAGATGGCCGAACAAATCAAGTTCGGCGTCAGCACTGCCGAGGTCAAGAAGGCTTTGGCCATGTTGACCGAACTCGGCCTCCTCAAGAAGAATGAAAATGGTGAATATGTGCAGGCCAGCAAGTCCGTGACGACGGGCGATATCGATGTCACCGCGCTTGCCGTTCGCGATATGCACCGCCAGATGGGCAGCCTCGCTGTCAAGGCCATTGACGAAGTCCCCGTGGACGAAAGAGATTTCTCTGGAATGACCCTCGGTGTTTCCGAGGTGGCGTTCCACAAGATTGTGAAGGAAATCGCCGATTTCCGCCGCCGCATTGGCGCCATCGTCATGGACGATTCGGGTGCCGAACGTGTCTACCGCATGAATGTTCAACTCTTCCCCCTGACCAAAGATTTTATTGACGGAGGGGACCATGAGTAA